In Erpetoichthys calabaricus chromosome 4, fErpCal1.3, whole genome shotgun sequence, one genomic interval encodes:
- the LOC127527423 gene encoding uncharacterized protein K02A2.6-like yields the protein MKSDVDFRAAYPEVFQGLGKLQESYHIQLEQGATPVALSVPRRVPLPLRDAVRAELHRMEGMGVISKVTEPTAWCSGMVVIPKLGGKPPRICVDLTPLNAVVKRERHILPAVDQTLAMLTDAMVFTKLDARSGFWQIPLTPQSRPLTTFITPFGRYHFNRLPFGISSAPEHFQRRMSQMLEGFEGVICHADDVLVYGRDKQEHDQRLHRVLQKFQKEGLTLNEKCEFAKTEIMFVGHKVSANGIEPDPNKVKAIQQLPQPTCVADVRCLMGMANYLAKFVPQLATITMPLKDLQKERNEWSWAEPQETAFQGLKGILSSPEVLAQYSNMADTRVAADASSYGIGAVLTQKQQDGSWRPITYISRGLTDTERRYAQIEKEALAVTWACERLSSYLMGLHFTLMTDHKSLVPLLSTRGLDDLPPRVLRFRLRLLRFTFNIIHVPGKNLVTADALSRAPLPGPPSAGELQFEKEVEVFVDSLVICLPASDRKLETVKTAQKEDYVCRKVIEHCSTGWPEKCQLDPDIKPFWQHRMDFHLANDLLMKGQRLVIPHILRTNILERLHEGHQGISKCRARARESVWWPGISTEIGHMVDSCEICQKHRVQSHEPLIPTQVPDRPWQKVGMDLFEWSKRQYLLLIDFFSRYIEVVELKCTSAEVTVKAIKEIFARHGTAETVVSDNGPQFSSELFKMFAEEYQFTHVTSSPRYPQANGEAERAVWTIKDLWKKDPDHS from the coding sequence ATGAAGTCTGATGTAGATTTCAGAGCTGCTTATCCAGAGGTTTTTCAGGGTTTAGGCAAGCTACAAGAGTCTTACCACATTCAGCTAGAACAGGGAGCTACACCGGTGGCTCTATCTGTCCCCAGAAGGGTCCCCCTCCCCCTCAGAGATGCAGTGCGTGCAGAGCTACACAGAATGGAAGGAATGGGAGTTATTTCTAAGGTTACTGAGCcaacagcatggtgttcaggcatGGTAGTCATCCCCAAACTAGGTGGGAAGCCACCTAGGATATGTGTAGATCTCACACCTTTAAACGCAGTAGTAAAAAGAGAACGTCATATCCTTCCAGCAGTAGACCAAACACTAGCGATGTTGACAGATGCTATGGTGTTTACAAAACTGGACGCTCGATCTGGATTTTGGCAAATCCCTCTTACTCCACAGTCAAGGCCCCTCACAACTTTCATCACTCCTTTTGGGAGATATCACTTCAACCGCCTCCCATTTGGAATATCATCGGCGCCAGAACATTTTCAGAGGAGGATGTCTCAAATGCTCGAGGGCTTTGAGGGAGTCATCTGCCATGCCGATGATGTGCTTGTCTATGGCAGGGACAAACAAGAACATGACCAAAGACTTCACCGTGTGCtccaaaagtttcaaaaagaaggactcactttaaatgaaaaatgtgagtttGCCAAGACTGAAATCATGTTTGTGGGTCACAAGGTTTCGGCAAACGGCATTGAGCCCGACCCAAACAAAGTCAAGGCGATACAACAGCTGCCGCAACCCACATGTGTGGCAGATGTGCGATGTCTCATGGGTATGGCCAACTACCTTGCAAAGTTTGTGCCACAGCTCGCCACGATAACAATGCCATTAAAGGATCTgcaaaaggagagaaatgaatgGAGTTGGGCAGAGCCCCAAGAAACAGCTTTTCAAGGACTGAAAGGGATACTAAGCTCTCCAGAAGTACTTGCTCAGTACTCTAACATGGCAGACACAAGAGTGGCAGCGGATGCATCGTCATATGGGATTGGAGCTGTTCTTACACAAAAGCAGCAAGATGGTTCATGGCGACCCATTACATACATTTCAAGAGGACTAACAGACACCGAGAGGCGCTACGCCCAAATTGAAAAGGAGGCGTTAGCTGTCACATGGGCATGTGAAAGACTGTCATCATACTTAATGGGTCTACATTTCACTTTAATGACAGACCATAAATCTCTGGTCCCTCTGCTCAGCACTAGGGGCTTGGATGATCTTCCCCCGAGGGTCTTGAGGTTTCGTTTAAGACTGCTACGCTTTACCTTTAACATCATTCATGTGCCAGGAAAGAACCTCGTCacagctgatgccctgtctagaGCACCGCTACCTGGTCCGCCCTCTGCAGGTGAGCTGCAGTTTGAAAAAGAGGTGGAAGTTTTTGTTGACAGTCTGGTGATCTGTCTCCCAGCCTCAGACAGGAAGTTGGAGACTGTAAAGACGGCACAAAAAGAAGATTATGTGTGTAGAAAAGTGATTGAGCACTGTTCCACTGGATGGCCAGAGAAATGCCAGCTAGACCCAGACATTAAGCCCTTTTGGCAGCATAGAATGGACTTTCATCTTGCAAACGATCTTCTGATGAAAGGACAGAGATTGGTAATACCACAtatcctcagaacaaacattcTAGAGCGTCTGCATGAAGGCCATCAGGGGATTTCCAAGTGCAGAGCCAGAGCTCGAGAGTCTGTTTGGTGGCCAGGCATTTCCACAGAGATTGGTCACATGGTGGATAGCTGCGAGATATGTCAAAAACACAGGGTACAGTCTCACGAACCACTGATACCAACTCAGGTCCCAGACCGCCCATGGCAAAAGGTCGGTATGGATCTTTTTGAATGGTCCAAGAGACAATACCTTCTCTTAATAGACTTTTTCTCAAGATATATTGAGGTAGTTGAGCTTAAGTGCACTTCGGCTGAAGTCACCGTTAAAGCTATCAAGGAGATCTTTGCAAGACATGGAACTGCAGAGACTGTTGTTTCTGATAACGGGCCACAGTTTTCCTCAGAGCTATTCAAAATGTTTGCAGAGGAGTATCAGTTCACACATGTCACCAGCAGCCCACGTTATCCCCAAGCCAACGGGGAGGCCGAACGTGCAGTgtggactataaaggacttgtGGAAGAAGGATCCTGATCATAGCTGA